The window CGGGTAAAAATTTAAATCCTTTGAACATTTCAACGAATCCGAGTTTGAAGCATTTAAATACGATCGGACAGGCGCGTAGAAGGCTTATCAATCCACCGACCGCAACCGCACCCGCACCGATATATCTAATATAATAACTGCGAATTTCTGAAGGAGAGAGGAGTGCAACGATATTATCCGCGGGAGGAATTGGAGTATTTAAATTCGCACCAATAAACGCAATCAAAGGGCTTATCACGAGATAACCAAGGATTGCACCGGAGAGCATATAGGAAGCGATTCTTGGACCAATGATAAATCCAACACCTAATAAAGCAGGTGTTAAGTCAATTCCGATTTCCATTCCTTTTACACCGCTCACCAGCCAGGTTGCAGTCTCTTTCCACAATTTCAGACCACTCATCAAAAATTTGTATAACGCACCGATTCCCACACCTGAAAATACAATCTTTGCCTTTGCACCCCCCTTATCACCTGCCTTTAAGATCTCAGCACAGGCGGTTCCCTCGGGATAGGGAAGGGTCTTATGTTCCTGAACGATTAAATACCTTCTTAAAGGAATCATAAATAAAATGCCCAAAAATCCACCCAAAAAAGAAATCAAAATAATTGTCCAGGCATCAGGAAAGTAATCCCACATAAAGAACGCGGGGATTGTAAAGATAATCCCTGCTGCCAATGATTCACCAGAAGAACCAATGGTCTGGGAAATATTATTTTCTAATATTGTTCCTTTTCTTAGTGCACCCTTCAAAATTGCCATTGATATTACTGCAGCGGGGATTGATGCGGATACCGTCATTCCAACTTTTAATCCGAGATATGCGTTCGCCAGACCAAAGACAATCGCCAGGATTGAACCGAGCACCACTGCCCTTATCGTGAATTCATTCATCTTTTCCTCGGGCTTTACATAGGGCTGAAAATTTGAATTTTGTTTTACCACAATGTTTATCTCCTCCGGATGCATTCTTTTAACAAACATTCTTCAAAATCAAACGGATAAACATGATTATGAGGATGTGCGGTCTTTACCGGTTCAAAAGCGGTATTAGATCCGTCATAGTTTGCTACTCTGTTCTCCCGGTGGGTTAATGCTGGACTTTTAAAGATATCCTTCGTATGGGTGATATAATCCGAATTCTGCTCAATCGGTTCAAAATGCCGGTGGG of the candidate division WOR-3 bacterium genome contains:
- a CDS encoding oligopeptide transporter, OPT family, which translates into the protein MFVKRMHPEEINIVVKQNSNFQPYVKPEEKMNEFTIRAVVLGSILAIVFGLANAYLGLKVGMTVSASIPAAVISMAILKGALRKGTILENNISQTIGSSGESLAAGIIFTIPAFFMWDYFPDAWTIILISFLGGFLGILFMIPLRRYLIVQEHKTLPYPEGTACAEILKAGDKGGAKAKIVFSGVGIGALYKFLMSGLKLWKETATWLVSGVKGMEIGIDLTPALLGVGFIIGPRIASYMLSGAILGYLVISPLIAFIGANLNTPIPPADNIVALLSPSEIRSYYIRYIGAGAVAVGGLISLLRACPIVFKCFKLGFVEMFKGFKFLPDKNAPRTEQDIPMSMVIAGAIIIAILMLLIPQTHIGIIGMLIVVIFSFFFVTVASRIVGIVGSSSSPVSGMTIATLLITCLIFVAFGWRGMPGMIGAMSIGSVVCIAICMAGDASQDLKTGFLVGSTPFYQQIAEFIGVIIPALFMGGVLMLLHKTMVIGSDKLPAPQATLMSFVVKGVLSGTLPWTFVGLGAILAIAVELLGISALPFAIGLYLPLSLSMPIMAGALIYYFIQKTSTGEILKFKEEKGILFSSGLVAGDALVGVLIAFLIGIPALNKIYESLPVGAWLGNYANIGSIIIFFILALVLFFHLHSRGERNVGGRPD